The genomic region TGGAGTAACGCTGCTGTTGTTCCTGCAGGATGAATGACATGAACCTGAGTCCTGTGGGCATGGACCAGCTCAGTGTGCCCTCAGTGAGTGCCAGCCACCTGGGTCTGCCCACCTCCCCCACACACAACCCCATTCCCACTACAGGTAGGAAAGACACCACCAGCCAGGCCTGTTCGCTCAAACAACGCACTATAGCAAGACCAAGTGTGATAAGACAAAGCGTCACATGGTCAGAGACTGTATAGATTGAAGTTAAAGAGGGGcacaaattcctcgtatgtgtaaaccaaCTTGGTTATAAAATCGATTctgattcagtttttttgttgacatCCTCTCAAACTATTGGGTCATGTTTAGATTTGCcctgtttttaatttttgaatgttttatataGAGTAACATACACTTTTAAAGTTTATAAAATAGTTATTCTACATTAGTCTTTGTTGGATTAGATATTAAGGATCAAGTCTCAGGCttctgctttctttcctttctttacaaaaaaatattcttgatgtcatttcttttttattatggTTCAGGCATGCCAGTGGCCATCCCCAGCCTGGGCCCTTCCCTGGGCTCCCTCCCCTCGGCCCTATCGCTGATGCTCCCCATGGGTCCGCTGAGTGACAGAGGAGTGATGTGCGGCCTGCCGGAGAGGAACTACTCTTTGCCCCCGCCTCCGTACCCCCACTTGGAGAGCAGCTACTTCCGACACATACTGCCAGGTAagaagctgtttgtgtgtgggatATAAAACTCATCTCAGAGCAGTCTTCCAGATTCTTGTGTTGTGGACGCTCATTTAATTTGGCTTTATCCCAGATGGTCTAAATTGTTAGCCTTTCCTCCAGTTGCATTTTGTAATTTTGAAGTGACAGTAATCACGTTCCCTCTTACGTTCCTGCTGTAGGTATCCTGTCCTATCTGGCTGACCGTCCACCCCCTCAGTACATTCATCCCAGCAGCCTCAACATGGATGGGACCCTGTCTGTGGCCAGCAACAACCCCTCAGGTCTGGATCACTACAGTGGCCCTGGAGGCCCCCTGGAGCAGGGCCTGGTGCCCATGGACTCCAGACAGGTCAGCGGCCAGGGGGACCTCCACCAGCCCGGCACTCATGAGCTGGACTCTTCGGGATTGGCCATGGAGTCACGTGTCAGCAGCCCCATGTCCCCTGACCGGATGGGGGAGGAGCTGGCTTCCATGGAGGGAGTCGGAGTGGTGTCGGTGTCTGACTCCCAGCAGCAGCTCGGAGGTGGGAGGCAGTCTCAGCAGCACGATGGACTGAACGGGGTGGACTCGTCCGGCGGGGTTATGCCCCTCCATGGACCCCCTGTTCTGGAACTACCCGTGGTAATGGAGCCAGATCACATGGGGGGTCGAGTGGGGAacactggaggaggaggaggagcaggaggactCCACACAAATGGGGAGTTGAACTCGGGCGTAGTCAGTGTGGTGCTGAGCCAGGGCCAGCTGGAGCCAGTGTCGCTCCACGGACACTCTGGGATGGGGCTGGAGGCGGTGAACGTGTCCCCCATCACTGCAGAAGTGTCGCTGGGGCCCGAAAATAACCTGGTGCTGGTCAACTCCACCCTGCAGCTGGAGGACTCCACCTCCAACAAGGAGAACATGGTCACTGCCTACAccatctgtgagtgtgtttttttcttttaaccttAAAAATATCAATggattttaaaatcattttctaGGTCTGACAAAAGTTTTAGAAGCTATGAAGCTCTGGAAAAACTATTATTCCTCCAAAATTAGTTAAGTACATTACTTTATTCTTACCTTctcccattttttttctcactaaTACCTTTTTGACAGCAATTAATTCTAGAAATCAGTCttgaagttaaagtaaaaaaaacatggtgcACACAAAGCAGGTCCTCGACTCCCTATAAGGCAATAGTCTTGTATCTGTATTACCTCGTTATGTTGTTATTGTCTCCCAGGGTGCACGCTGTGTGAGCGCTCGTATACCTCAGACTGCCCAGAGCACGGACCGGTCACCTTCATCCCTGACGCTCCGATCCAAAGCCGGGCGCGCCTCTCTCTGCCGCGTCCGCTGTGCCTGCGCATCTCAGTGGCTGACGAACCGCTCGGTAAGAGCGTTGTGATCATTTATACGTCTGCTAGTTCATTTTTATCCGTGTTTATATAAAgaaattataatttgtatataaaaaaactaaCACATAAGTAGACAAAGCTTTTAGTAGACTATAAATTAGCTTGCTGACATGATGTGCCCCCTTTAGGAGTTTTTGCACGGGACATCATTCCCCCAAGGACCTGCTTTGGACCAATGGCGGGCCAGCACTGTAGCAACGTGGATTTCTCTGATTGGCCAGAAAAGGACACGCCACAAATATGGAAGGTCAGTGCggtggattctttttttttggactgTGGGTTTTCCcgtcacaatcagtgcaaaACTATATTAAGTGATAAACCCGTCTCTTTTGTCTCAGATGTACCACAACAATGTGCTGGAATTCTACATCGTGACAACAGACGAGAACGAGTGCAACTGGATGATGTTTGTACGCAAAGCAAGGTAAGGAGTTAATATGTATTTCAAGACAACCAGAATTTTGATAAATGGCAAATACAATAATGAGAAGTGCCAATTTGTCATCGCTCGGGATCAATGTTTGCATTGACATTTCGCCAATATGTAAATAAACCTgtggtgtttatgtgtgtgtgtgtgtgattgtgtgtgtttaggagCCGTGAGGAGCAGAACCTGGTGGCGTACTCGGCCAACGGTAAACTGTTCTTCTGCACAACCACAGAGATCCACCCGGACCAGGAGCTGCTCTTCTACTACAGCCGAGACTACTGCAGGCTGATGG from Eleginops maclovinus isolate JMC-PN-2008 ecotype Puerto Natales chromosome 17, JC_Emac_rtc_rv5, whole genome shotgun sequence harbors:
- the prdm4 gene encoding PR domain zinc finger protein 4, with the translated sequence MNDMNLSPVGMDQLSVPSVSASHLGLPTSPTHNPIPTTGMPVAIPSLGPSLGSLPSALSLMLPMGPLSDRGVMCGLPERNYSLPPPPYPHLESSYFRHILPGILSYLADRPPPQYIHPSSLNMDGTLSVASNNPSGLDHYSGPGGPLEQGLVPMDSRQVSGQGDLHQPGTHELDSSGLAMESRVSSPMSPDRMGEELASMEGVGVVSVSDSQQQLGGGRQSQQHDGLNGVDSSGGVMPLHGPPVLELPVVMEPDHMGGRVGNTGGGGGAGGLHTNGELNSGVVSVVLSQGQLEPVSLHGHSGMGLEAVNVSPITAEVSLGPENNLVLVNSTLQLEDSTSNKENMVTAYTIWCTLCERSYTSDCPEHGPVTFIPDAPIQSRARLSLPRPLCLRISVADEPLGVFARDIIPPRTCFGPMAGQHCSNVDFSDWPEKDTPQIWKMYHNNVLEFYIVTTDENECNWMMFVRKARSREEQNLVAYSANGKLFFCTTTEIHPDQELLFYYSRDYCRLMGVPQEPEGQICQCGKECSSFSELKSHLGSHNSNHSHNQPPHSHSPAQQDHSQQQQQQQQQQQQQQQQEQQQQQHQEEKLTNGTSSSSSSPWPCHAHAGGQLHSSSSSSSKGGGDRNSNNVTARGKGQGHVREKKFKCSMCSRAFITSTRLNVHFMGHVGMKPHKCDYCSKAFSDPSNLRQHLKIHTGQKNYRCTVCEKLFTQKSHVASHMLIHTVAEKFKCDLCERAFIRKHDLKQHMFSHTHERRIQCPKCNKHFLKNNHLKKHMNSHEGRRDFVCEKCHKAFLTKYHLTRHLKICKGPKTERASRKEQEIEEEEEEDEEEEEEDEDDGSRGRGADSASNEDCGLDVGGYNSEKSLSPPH